The Vicingus serpentipes genome includes the window AACTCCTTATGATGGTAAAGCTTTAAAGTTATATGATGAAGCAAAACAAAGATTATATGAGTTAAGTAAAGAAAGTAATAATCCTAAAATTTTGATTGAATCTCCATCTGCTACTTTAGACGGGAAAATGCCTATAGCGAAAGGACTAGAATCATACATTATAAAAGGTCAAATTTTAGATGAAAGTAATATTGATTTTATCAAAATAAATGGTAAAGATGCTATTTTCAATAAAGATTCTATAAATCCTAAATTTGAATTCGAGTTGAAGTTAAATGATTTGAAAAATGTTACTATTTCTGCTTTTGATGTATATCAGAACTCTGAATCATGGCAGTATGAAATTATAGAAACTGAAATTAATTCACCTATTATCAAATTAATGGCACCATATGCATCAGATGATGGTGCTATATATTTAGATTCAGATGATCCAACACTTTACATTGAAGGGGTTATAAATGATGAAAGTTTGATAAAAAAAATAGTAATAGAAGGCTCTACAGCAAGTTTTGTTATAGATAAAACTAACCCAACTTTTTCGGCGAATATAAATATTATGAATAAGGATGGCTTTAAGGTTATAGCAGAAGATATCTATGGTAATATCGCAGAAAAATCATTTACGATTAATAGAGAAAATATTGCTTTATTAGGCGATAATCCTATGGGTAAAACATGGGTTATTTTTATTGAAAATTCCAATTATAAAACTTTTGCAAGTTTAGATGGACCAACAAAAGATGTTACAATGATGAAGTCTGCTTTTGCAAAATATAAAATTCACAATGTAATTCATAAATCTAATATGACTAAATCTCAGTTAGAAAAATTCTTTTCAATTGAGTTAAGAGATTTAGTTAGGAGCAACAGAGTAAATTCATTGTTAGTTTGGTATGCAGGTCATGGAAAATTTATTAATGAGTCTGGATATTGGATACCTGTAGATGCAAAGCGTGATGAAGAATTTACTTATTTCAATATCAATAACTTAAAAGCTGCAATGCAATCATATTCTAAATTTATAACTCATACTTTAGTTGTAACTGACGCATGTGAATCAGGACCATCTTTTTATCAAGCTATGCGTTCTACTCCTAAAGATAGAAGCTGTAATGACTGGCAAGCAACAAAGTTTAAATCATCTCAAGTTTTTTCTTCTGCTGGATATGAATTAGCTGTTGATAATTCTCAATTTACAAAGACATTTGCAAGTACTTTATCAGGCAATCCTAACTCATGTATTCCTATAGAAACTATAGTTTCTAAAGTAAGTTCAGCAGTTCAAAAAAATGGGTCATCGCAAAAACCAAAATTTGGAAAAATTGCTGGGCTAGAAGATGAAAATGGAACTTTTTTCTTTATTAAAAAATAGATTCTTAAATGAATATTAATAGATTTTATATTGCCGGCAAGATCTTTTTCTTGTCGGCTCTTTTTTTGAGCGCAAATTTTGTTTTCAGTCAGAAATACCATTTTGATTCTTATAGTGTAAAAGAAGGTTTAGCTCAATCGAGTGTATATTCAATCCAACAAGATAAAAATGGGTTTGTATGGATGGGTACAGCAAGTGGTTTATCTAAATTTAACGGCAAAGATTTTATAAACTATACAACTGAAAATGGACTAGCAGAAGGTGCTGTTAAATCTATTTACATTGATCAATCTGAACATATTTGGATTGGACATGTTGATGGTGGTATTTCTAGAATTGTTGATGGTAAGATAGAATTAGTGTTAAGTATGAGTGCAGATATTACTTCTTTTGAAGAGGATGCTGTAGGTAATTTGTGGGTTTCATCATTTAAAGGCGGAGTTATTAAAATTACAAATCCATATACACTTTCTAAAGACTCTTTAAAATTTAAACAGTACAAAGGCCAGGAAGGTTTGAGTGATGTTGTTTTCCAAGTTTATAAATTAATAGATAATACAATATGTTTTGTTACTGATGTTGGTGTAAAATATTATAACATTGAAAAAGAGGAGTTTTTAAAATTTCAAATTGAAGACATGCCTTCTTATTTTCAGATTATATGTATGTTCGAAAGTAAGGAAGGAAATTTATGGTTTGGGTCATATAATGGTGGAGCATATGAGTATAGCAAAAAAGAAAGTAAATTAAAAATATATGACGTCAGAGATGGATTAGCTCATAATTGGATTACTTCTTTTTATCAAGATGCAAAAAACAATATTTGGATAGGGACTTGGGGAGGAGGAATAACAAAAGTTAATCCTAATAAATCACTTTTTTCTATTAGTAATGAGAATGGAATATTAGACAGTAAAATTAGATGTTTAAATGGTGATAGAGAAGGAAATTTATTGATTGGAACTAAAGAAAATGGACTATTAATTTTTAAGGGAGAACAATTTCTTTCTTTTGGTGAAAAAGAAGGATTGTTAAATAATCAGGTTTGGGCTATACTCACAGATGAAAAAAATCAAAATTGGATAGGTACAAATAAGGGGGTTACGGTAATAAATGAATTTAATGTAATAAAAAACTACAATGAGGAAAATGGATTAGCTTTTGAAGAAGT containing:
- a CDS encoding tetratricopeptide repeat protein, whose translation is MKKILLIFNFLLLSITIINAQNYFTAYKNGEKSFANQDYTNAIIEFTKVLESKNDHDRALNYRGLSYENTNDLDKAVLDFKQAITFKSKEAEYYLNLGRVYFKLNKFTEAEAELVKAIDNDKKLEEAYEYRTLALIALKKFTEAVSNADDAISKIKSSNNYYLKGISQDSLMNYKDAAYSFSRAIFYSKESVEAHLGLAHANLKMDMFDKALEVCDKGLLLDPKNVKGLLLRSEINLGANKTQQALDDISKIIALHPNETAYYVKRGNTFQLLNQHQNAIADYSTAIRLNKEDYFLYYQRAKSYEVLLDYKSAVKDYQTIKTLTPYDGKALKLYDEAKQRLYELSKESNNPKILIESPSATLDGKMPIAKGLESYIIKGQILDESNIDFIKINGKDAIFNKDSINPKFEFELKLNDLKNVTISAFDVYQNSESWQYEIIETEINSPIIKLMAPYASDDGAIYLDSDDPTLYIEGVINDESLIKKIVIEGSTASFVIDKTNPTFSANINIMNKDGFKVIAEDIYGNIAEKSFTINRENIALLGDNPMGKTWVIFIENSNYKTFASLDGPTKDVTMMKSAFAKYKIHNVIHKSNMTKSQLEKFFSIELRDLVRSNRVNSLLVWYAGHGKFINESGYWIPVDAKRDEEFTYFNINNLKAAMQSYSKFITHTLVVTDACESGPSFYQAMRSTPKDRSCNDWQATKFKSSQVFSSAGYELAVDNSQFTKTFASTLSGNPNSCIPIETIVSKVSSAVQKNGSSQKPKFGKIAGLEDENGTFFFIKK